Proteins encoded in a region of the Flavobacteriaceae bacterium HL-DH10 genome:
- a CDS encoding glycoside hydrolase family 31 protein, whose amino-acid sequence MKYIFLIITSFMMLLITIKTNAQKHIGNYENLISEKENIIKLQTENGLVIIELCTPSIIRFRTSWDNTFEANEPWMVSNYNWEVVNYKLEETESVLNITTALLQLKIQKHPFRIQLFDKKGNLLSSETNNSLGSFQENKTISSIKQLQPDEHFFGFGERMDFLDRRGKKVRLDVGRGIGRPHITGAYNVLKANYCPVPFFMSTKGYGIFFHNAHPTTWDMGLTNSNNYSFSAEGGELDYYFIYGPTFTNILDGYTSITGKSPLLPKFALGLQVGTYSGGTWGHEEETSTDYVVALAQKFRDFEIPLDILHLDSTWRIFGENGGKGATTFEWRETFKNPEKMFSDLYDLNLNMVGVHLRPRFDNGKKLRLLDAARKKGFVYPEEDNPGEFVNFFDQESVNWWWENGVMRVAEQGAMFLKTDEGSAFGRKANESNKTGPQGESIKALHNLFPIAYAKAPYEKFQEFNKIRGMNQTREGYAGIQRYPYIFAGDWPSEWQYFEPVIKAGLNIGLSGVGNWSHCMGGFEHVADPELYIRWCQFGLLSPIAHLFGMEHPNYKEPWNYGDDALRIFKQYDKMRYSLIPYLYSYLYVNHKKGTPLMRALVLHYQDDENVYNITNQYMLGESLMICPVTEKGAQTRVVYLPKGLWTDYWTGKTFEGKKHYNVLCPIDKLPIFIKEGAIIPTQETLNYIGEKEIKKLILDVYPNASNTFTLYNDDGKSLAYQNGYFNTTDIATQVSENNIILNINAAKGEFKGNEITYTIKFHLDKKPTSVLVNNKTYLMKDNQFQDGVLTISPKTTNNDKITIYINK is encoded by the coding sequence ATGAAGTATATTTTTTTGATTATTACCTCCTTTATGATGCTTTTAATAACCATAAAAACTAATGCTCAAAAACATATAGGTAATTATGAGAATCTTATTTCTGAAAAAGAAAACATAATAAAACTACAGACAGAAAATGGATTGGTAATCATAGAACTTTGTACACCATCAATTATTAGATTTAGAACGAGCTGGGATAACACCTTTGAAGCTAACGAACCATGGATGGTTTCTAATTATAATTGGGAGGTTGTAAACTACAAATTAGAAGAGACTGAGTCTGTTCTTAACATTACTACTGCCCTACTTCAATTAAAAATTCAAAAACACCCTTTTAGAATTCAACTTTTCGATAAAAAAGGGAATTTATTATCATCAGAAACAAATAACAGTTTAGGCTCGTTTCAAGAGAACAAAACCATTAGTTCTATAAAACAACTACAACCAGATGAACATTTCTTTGGTTTTGGTGAGCGCATGGATTTCTTAGACAGGCGAGGAAAAAAAGTAAGATTAGATGTTGGTAGAGGCATTGGAAGACCTCATATTACTGGAGCATATAATGTGCTCAAAGCAAATTATTGTCCAGTACCGTTTTTTATGAGTACAAAAGGATACGGCATTTTTTTTCATAATGCACATCCAACTACTTGGGATATGGGCTTAACCAACTCAAATAATTACAGCTTTAGTGCTGAAGGAGGCGAACTCGATTATTATTTTATTTACGGACCAACGTTTACTAATATTTTAGATGGATATACTTCTATAACAGGAAAATCACCATTACTACCAAAGTTTGCTTTAGGACTTCAAGTTGGAACATATAGCGGAGGAACTTGGGGACATGAAGAAGAAACATCAACGGATTACGTAGTGGCTTTAGCCCAAAAATTTAGAGACTTTGAGATTCCACTGGATATTTTACATCTAGATTCAACATGGCGTATTTTTGGTGAAAATGGAGGAAAAGGAGCTACAACCTTCGAGTGGAGAGAAACCTTTAAAAACCCAGAAAAAATGTTTTCAGATTTATACGATTTAAATTTGAATATGGTAGGTGTGCATTTAAGACCAAGGTTTGATAATGGTAAAAAATTGCGGCTGCTAGATGCTGCAAGAAAAAAAGGATTTGTTTATCCTGAAGAAGATAACCCAGGTGAGTTTGTTAATTTTTTCGATCAGGAATCGGTAAACTGGTGGTGGGAAAATGGTGTTATGCGAGTAGCTGAACAAGGTGCTATGTTTTTAAAAACAGATGAAGGCAGCGCCTTTGGTAGAAAAGCAAACGAAAGCAATAAAACTGGTCCACAAGGCGAATCTATTAAAGCTTTACATAACCTATTTCCTATAGCTTATGCCAAAGCGCCCTATGAGAAATTTCAAGAGTTTAATAAAATACGAGGTATGAATCAAACTCGGGAAGGATATGCTGGTATCCAACGCTATCCATATATTTTTGCTGGAGATTGGCCTAGTGAATGGCAATATTTTGAACCTGTTATTAAAGCTGGATTAAATATTGGTCTTTCTGGTGTTGGCAATTGGTCTCATTGTATGGGAGGTTTTGAGCATGTTGCCGATCCTGAATTATATATTCGATGGTGTCAATTTGGATTATTAAGTCCTATTGCGCATTTATTTGGAATGGAACACCCTAACTATAAAGAGCCTTGGAATTATGGAGACGATGCGTTACGTATTTTTAAACAATACGATAAAATGCGTTATAGCCTAATCCCGTATTTATATAGCTATTTGTATGTAAATCATAAAAAAGGAACGCCATTAATGCGTGCTTTAGTATTGCATTATCAGGATGATGAAAACGTTTATAACATCACAAACCAATACATGTTAGGTGAAAGTTTAATGATTTGTCCGGTGACTGAAAAAGGAGCACAAACTCGGGTGGTCTATTTACCAAAAGGACTTTGGACAGATTACTGGACAGGAAAAACCTTTGAAGGTAAAAAGCACTACAATGTGTTATGCCCAATTGATAAACTTCCAATTTTTATAAAAGAAGGCGCTATTATTCCAACTCAAGAAACTTTAAATTATATAGGCGAAAAAGAAATTAAAAAATTAATTTTAGATGTGTATCCTAATGCTTCAAACACATTCACTTTATACAATGATGATGGTAAAAGTTTAGCATATCAAAATGGTTATTTTAACACCACAGATATCGCAACTCAAGTTTCAGAAAACAACATTATATTAAATATTAATGCTGCCAAAGGAGAATTTAAGGGTAACGAAATAACCTATACCATAAAATTTCATTTAGATAAAAAACCTACTTCTGTTCTTGTAAATAATAAAACCTATTTGATGAAAGACAACCAGTTTCAGGATGGCGTGTTAACAATCTCCCCAAAAACAACTAATAACGATAAAATCACAATCTATATTAATAAATAA
- a CDS encoding DUF4861 domain-containing protein produces the protein MKRNIISLIVIALCFFACKKEHLTEIILSNNSDFDLTDKPISIKRDRLSTDSINNYPLLINVLDTIPSQLNDLDEDGNWDELFFVANFSAQEEKKLTLKWVNKKPNYVVRTSARFGKRNSSTTPVQPKTSETMLANELPKSLGYQQYQTDGPSWENDKVGFRHYLDGRNAKDLFGKKVSTMSPEHVGINAEGAVEDNYHVMGNWGRDILAVGNSIGIGGYALATETELMRLGVTVDDSINNIEKTTFKILVEGPIKSILNYNYENWKPNGENRNYSVEEYTTIFPGIYGYKNTVSISGIQGDENLVVGLVNINNDKPLSIIDENENYIVLYTHDKQTYDKKWWLGMALIVPKELYLGYTEAPKTGPLSNTYLAKLKVENKQPVSYYAIAGWELSDTRFIDEAYFINYLKKLTNQLSVEVDMIITN, from the coding sequence ATGAAAAGAAACATTATCTCATTAATAGTTATTGCGCTATGCTTTTTTGCTTGTAAAAAAGAACATTTAACAGAAATTATACTATCCAATAATTCTGATTTTGATTTAACGGATAAACCCATTTCTATAAAAAGAGACCGCTTATCTACAGACAGTATTAATAATTATCCTTTACTAATTAATGTTTTAGATACTATACCGTCTCAACTTAATGATTTAGATGAAGATGGTAATTGGGATGAACTATTTTTTGTTGCCAATTTTTCGGCTCAAGAGGAAAAAAAATTAACACTTAAATGGGTTAATAAAAAACCTAATTATGTAGTTAGAACAAGTGCCCGGTTTGGCAAAAGAAACTCTTCAACCACACCTGTACAACCAAAAACTTCTGAAACAATGTTAGCTAACGAATTACCAAAAAGTTTAGGCTATCAACAATATCAAACAGATGGTCCTTCTTGGGAAAATGACAAAGTTGGTTTTAGGCATTATCTAGATGGGAGAAACGCAAAAGACCTCTTTGGAAAAAAAGTATCAACGATGTCTCCAGAACACGTTGGTATTAATGCAGAAGGTGCTGTAGAAGACAATTACCATGTTATGGGAAATTGGGGTAGAGATATTTTAGCAGTAGGAAATTCAATTGGTATTGGTGGATATGCATTAGCCACAGAAACAGAATTAATGAGACTTGGTGTTACTGTAGACGATTCTATAAACAACATTGAAAAAACGACATTTAAAATTCTTGTAGAAGGTCCGATAAAATCTATTTTAAACTATAACTATGAAAATTGGAAACCCAACGGAGAGAATAGAAATTATTCTGTAGAAGAATACACTACAATTTTCCCTGGTATATATGGATATAAAAATACGGTATCTATTTCTGGTATTCAGGGTGATGAAAATCTAGTAGTTGGTCTGGTAAATATCAATAATGACAAACCACTATCTATAATTGATGAAAATGAAAATTACATCGTACTTTACACACATGATAAGCAAACCTATGATAAAAAGTGGTGGTTAGGAATGGCATTAATTGTTCCTAAAGAATTATATCTTGGTTATACTGAAGCCCCAAAAACAGGACCACTTTCCAATACTTATTTAGCAAAACTTAAAGTTGAAAACAAACAACCTGTAAGTTATTATGCTATTGCGGGTTGGGAACTTAGTGACACACGTTTTATTGATGAAGCCTATTTTATAAATTATTTAAAAAAACTAACCAATCAACTTTCTGTAGAAGTAGACATGATAATAACTAACTAA
- a CDS encoding glycoside hydrolase family 88 protein, with protein MNLKKFSNNIIQKKSLIFLLAICFVSCTTSVKKEEHEPQNDTTAPLHALQPDYPTPYGVKSATDIKTTLDRVYSFLETNTASKLIDSKTNKEITNIENLSETTIFETGAFRLTSYEWGVTYAGMLAVAEATGDKKYADYTNKRLQIFSDIAPFYTKQLANNPEFSSPIKQSLKPHALDDAGAICAAMIKAKRNGLDAELQPLINNFIDYISNKQFRLPDGTLARNRPQPNTLWLDDLFMGVPALAQMGKLTGDVKYYDDAVKQVRQFSERMFNSENGLYMHGWVQAMEEHPQFHWARANGWAVMTLVELLEVLPKEHEGYNDVLKQLQAHIKGLVKYQDGTGFWHQLIDRNDTYLETSATAIYTYAISRAINRGYIDKMVYSPIALLAWNAVSTKVNTKGQVEGTCVGTGMGFDPAFYYYRPINVYAAHGYGPVLLAGAEIISLLKHNEFEINDSSLQLKIKN; from the coding sequence ATGAATCTAAAAAAATTTTCAAATAACATAATACAAAAAAAGAGTCTAATATTTTTATTAGCAATATGTTTTGTTTCCTGTACAACGTCAGTAAAAAAAGAAGAACATGAGCCTCAAAATGACACGACTGCTCCATTACATGCCCTGCAACCAGATTACCCAACACCATATGGTGTTAAATCTGCTACAGATATTAAAACAACTTTAGATAGAGTATATTCATTTTTAGAAACAAATACGGCTTCTAAACTTATAGATAGTAAAACAAATAAGGAAATAACTAATATAGAAAACCTTAGTGAAACTACTATTTTTGAGACAGGTGCTTTTAGACTTACTAGTTATGAATGGGGTGTTACCTACGCAGGAATGTTAGCTGTAGCAGAGGCTACAGGAGATAAAAAATATGCTGATTATACAAATAAAAGATTACAAATTTTTTCGGATATAGCTCCTTTTTACACAAAACAACTAGCAAATAACCCCGAGTTTTCGTCTCCAATAAAACAATCTCTAAAGCCTCATGCTTTAGATGATGCAGGTGCTATTTGTGCGGCAATGATAAAAGCAAAAAGAAATGGTCTTGATGCTGAATTACAACCATTAATTAATAATTTTATAGACTATATTAGTAATAAACAATTTCGTTTACCTGATGGAACCTTAGCAAGAAATAGACCGCAACCAAATACATTATGGTTAGACGATTTATTTATGGGAGTTCCAGCACTTGCTCAAATGGGAAAACTAACAGGAGATGTTAAATATTATGATGATGCCGTAAAACAAGTTCGTCAATTTTCAGAGCGTATGTTTAATTCAGAAAACGGATTATATATGCATGGTTGGGTACAAGCTATGGAAGAGCATCCTCAATTTCATTGGGCACGAGCAAATGGTTGGGCAGTCATGACACTTGTAGAATTATTGGAAGTATTACCTAAAGAGCATGAAGGCTATAATGATGTATTAAAACAATTGCAAGCCCATATAAAAGGTCTCGTTAAATATCAAGATGGTACAGGCTTTTGGCATCAACTTATAGATAGAAATGACACCTACTTAGAAACGTCGGCAACAGCTATTTATACTTACGCAATTTCAAGAGCTATAAATAGAGGTTATATCGATAAAATGGTATATTCACCAATAGCATTATTAGCTTGGAATGCTGTTTCTACAAAGGTAAACACAAAAGGTCAAGTAGAAGGAACATGTGTTGGCACAGGTATGGGCTTCGACCCTGCTTTTTATTATTATAGACCTATTAATGTTTATGCTGCACATGGTTATGGCCCTGTATTATTAGCTGGTGCTGAAATTATATCTTTATTGAAGCATAACGAATTTGAAATAAATGACAGCTCACTTCAATTAAAAATTAAAAATTAA
- a CDS encoding sulfatase-like hydrolase/transferase encodes MLKSINYLFLLPCLLVLNCNQKTVQKTKKKNPNILVIIADDAGWNDVGYNDSEINTPNIDWLANNGIQLSRFYANPTCSPSRVSLLTGMPASRIGIVAPISGKSKKTLPDSITTLPQVLKKHNYENALFGKWHLGLDISNGPNAFGFDYSYGFLHGQIDQYTHRYKNGDASWYRNDKMIEEDGHTTDLLTKEAIEWLTKKRDTTKNFYVQLAHSAPHFPLQEEDKWKTPYLETIKDSSRRDFAAAMSHMDHSIGKVLKTLKKLNLEDNTLVIFMSDNGAMENWFPTYQYNGAHGPNPVLGSNKPLRDWKSSNYEGAIRVPAIVYWKNHLDSEKNSNYMSVSDVMPTILSLINAEIPKDVEGVNSWSSILNPQQETTHDIYVRGHKQESLIHKPWKIIRTRHKDNSPATYQLYNIDLDPEEKDNKIDEETSILAKMKILLQGQFIKDDKTVNVELK; translated from the coding sequence ATGTTAAAATCAATTAATTATCTTTTTCTTTTACCATGCTTATTGGTATTAAATTGTAACCAAAAGACTGTACAAAAAACTAAAAAAAAGAATCCTAATATTCTAGTCATTATAGCAGATGATGCAGGCTGGAATGATGTAGGTTATAATGATTCGGAAATTAATACTCCTAATATCGATTGGTTAGCTAATAATGGCATACAACTTAGTCGGTTTTATGCCAATCCTACATGCTCACCATCAAGAGTGTCTCTTTTAACTGGAATGCCAGCAAGCAGAATTGGTATCGTAGCACCTATTAGCGGAAAAAGCAAAAAAACACTTCCTGATTCTATTACCACATTACCTCAAGTATTAAAAAAGCATAACTATGAGAATGCGTTATTCGGAAAATGGCATTTAGGATTGGATATTTCAAACGGACCAAATGCCTTTGGTTTTGATTATTCATACGGATTTCTTCATGGGCAAATAGATCAATATACGCATAGATATAAGAATGGCGATGCTAGCTGGTATAGGAATGACAAAATGATTGAAGAAGATGGTCATACTACCGATTTATTAACCAAGGAAGCTATTGAATGGCTAACGAAGAAACGTGATACCACTAAAAACTTTTATGTACAATTGGCTCATAGCGCACCTCACTTCCCCTTACAAGAAGAAGATAAATGGAAAACACCTTATTTAGAAACTATAAAAGATAGTTCAAGAAGAGATTTTGCAGCCGCCATGTCACATATGGATCATAGTATTGGAAAGGTTTTAAAAACATTGAAAAAGCTAAACTTAGAGGATAATACTTTAGTGATTTTTATGAGTGATAATGGCGCTATGGAAAATTGGTTTCCAACGTATCAATATAACGGCGCACATGGGCCAAATCCAGTATTAGGAAGTAATAAACCTTTACGAGATTGGAAATCATCCAACTATGAAGGCGCCATTCGCGTACCCGCAATTGTATATTGGAAAAACCATTTAGACTCAGAAAAAAACTCAAATTACATGTCTGTTTCAGATGTTATGCCAACTATACTTTCACTAATTAATGCAGAAATACCTAAAGATGTTGAAGGCGTTAATTCATGGTCTTCAATTTTAAATCCTCAACAAGAAACAACACATGATATTTATGTTCGCGGACATAAACAAGAAAGTTTAATACATAAACCTTGGAAAATTATTAGAACTCGTCATAAAGATAATTCTCCTGCAACATATCAACTTTATAATATAGATTTAGATCCTGAAGAAAAAGACAATAAAATTGATGAAGAAACTTCCATTTTGGCAAAAATGAAAATATTACTCCAAGGTCAATTTATCAAAGATGATAAAACAGTAAATGTTGAATTAAAATAA
- a CDS encoding family 43 glycosylhydrolase — translation MKLKFIYLILLLICLSCKTNNTNNKYKIADKPLFRDPIFDGAADPSIIWNKKEKKWFMFYTNRRANDSSASGVAWVHGTKIGIAESNDGAHWKYKETCNINYDIKEVTYWAPDVLEYNGIYHMYLTIVPGVFEDWYHPRHIIHLTSKNLIDWEFQSKLKLASERCIDADVFRLPNGTWRMYYNNENDGKSIYYADSEDLYHWLDSGKKVIKDRGEGPNMFYWKGKNWMVNDAWKGLGVYSSQDFINWKRQEKNILQIPGTGKDDMVKGGHPDVIVQGDKAYVFYFTHPGRTPKNAEIDSYETRRSTIQVAELEYDNGDIICNRNKPVYINLKPSE, via the coding sequence ATGAAATTAAAATTCATCTATTTAATATTACTATTAATTTGCTTGTCTTGTAAAACAAATAATACTAATAACAAATATAAAATAGCAGATAAACCTTTGTTTCGAGACCCTATTTTTGATGGTGCTGCCGATCCTTCAATCATTTGGAACAAAAAGGAAAAGAAATGGTTTATGTTTTACACTAATAGACGTGCAAATGATAGCTCTGCAAGTGGTGTAGCATGGGTACATGGCACTAAAATAGGCATTGCAGAATCTAATGATGGTGCCCATTGGAAATATAAAGAAACTTGTAATATAAATTATGATATAAAAGAAGTCACGTATTGGGCTCCCGATGTATTAGAATATAATGGAATATATCATATGTATTTAACTATTGTTCCAGGTGTTTTTGAAGATTGGTACCACCCACGACATATAATTCACCTAACGAGTAAAAACCTTATTGATTGGGAGTTTCAATCTAAATTAAAATTAGCTTCAGAACGTTGTATAGATGCCGATGTATTCCGATTACCAAATGGTACATGGCGTATGTATTACAACAACGAGAATGATGGAAAATCAATTTATTATGCAGATAGTGAAGATTTATATCATTGGTTAGATAGCGGAAAAAAAGTAATAAAAGATCGAGGAGAAGGACCAAATATGTTTTACTGGAAAGGGAAAAACTGGATGGTTAATGATGCATGGAAAGGATTAGGTGTTTATTCTTCTCAAGATTTTATAAATTGGAAACGTCAAGAAAAAAATATTTTACAAATTCCAGGAACTGGAAAAGACGATATGGTAAAAGGTGGTCATCCAGATGTTATTGTTCAAGGAGATAAAGCCTATGTGTTTTATTTTACACATCCCGGACGAACACCAAAAAATGCAGAAATAGACTCTTACGAAACAAGAAGAAGCACTATTCAAGTTGCCGAATTAGAATACGATAACGGAGATATTATTTGCAACAGAAATAAACCCGTATATATTAACTTAAAACCATCTGAGTAA
- the rhaM gene encoding L-rhamnose mutarotase gives MNDTIKNAFKMKLKPGFEAEYKKRHDEIWPELSALLSETGIQDYSIYLDEETLILFAVQKLSKSFDKDYLPNHPIVKKWWAYMSDIMETNPDNSPIEKPLKEVFHMD, from the coding sequence ATGAATGATACAATAAAAAATGCTTTCAAAATGAAATTAAAACCTGGTTTTGAAGCAGAATATAAAAAACGACACGACGAAATATGGCCAGAACTATCTGCTTTACTTTCTGAAACGGGAATACAAGATTACAGCATCTATTTAGATGAAGAAACATTAATTCTTTTTGCTGTTCAAAAATTAAGTAAAAGCTTTGATAAAGATTATTTACCCAACCACCCTATTGTAAAAAAATGGTGGGCATATATGTCAGATATAATGGAAACTAATCCTGACAATTCGCCCATTGAAAAACCTTTAAAAGAGGTTTTTCATATGGACTAA
- a CDS encoding T9SS type A sorting domain-containing protein — protein sequence MKLVPGSDLIDSGVDVGLLFNGPAPDIGPFESSTLSVNDINKFEGVSNYPNPFSSETNIVFNLNQASKIKLSVYSMMGVKVFSIPEKTYSQGRNAISLSRNKLASGNYLLVLNGRDTQRTSKIISID from the coding sequence ATGAAACTTGTTCCAGGTAGTGATTTAATTGATAGTGGAGTAGATGTTGGGTTATTATTTAATGGCCCTGCACCAGATATAGGACCTTTTGAATCTTCAACATTAAGCGTAAATGATATTAATAAGTTTGAAGGTGTTTCTAATTATCCGAACCCTTTTTCAAGTGAAACCAATATTGTTTTTAATTTAAATCAAGCTTCTAAAATAAAATTGTCAGTATATAGTATGATGGGAGTTAAGGTATTTAGTATTCCTGAAAAGACTTATTCACAAGGCAGAAATGCGATTAGTTTAAGTAGAAATAAATTAGCATCAGGTAATTATTTGTTAGTTTTAAACGGAAGGGATACACAAAGAACTAGCAAAATAATTAGTATTGATTAG